Proteins co-encoded in one Coregonus clupeaformis isolate EN_2021a chromosome 17, ASM2061545v1, whole genome shotgun sequence genomic window:
- the LOC121585753 gene encoding adhesion G protein-coupled receptor B1-like codes for MTWSPPQSGPLVALVALLFLGLTSSVPSGPASDTCATLEQSRFFGLFSSTANLPSMPCSWTLQNPDPRRYTVYMKITKPTDSCLPRQVKTFQFDSFIETSRTYLGMESFDEVVRLCDASTSVTYLESSKQFLQLRKVAPRHGLEIVEGESNGEFKAEFLVVGKRNPSMPACQKLCQWLDNCLSTSTHPNPCGIMNTPCQCWETPVRKPGGCYRGGVYLEKCIPTPRDTGRDIVRDAEIIKSWSGWGRWSECSMECGGGVQVRSRACQPDDSVCEGVVEEGRACNPQPCIGQVRTRSQALASIVGLKRDNADVPTTGVLHPQTVDAAAVADEWSPWSVCSVSCGEGWQARTRFCVTSSYSTQCTGPLRENRPCNNTMVCPVDGAWDEWSPWSLCSSTCGRGYRDRTRTCKQPQNGGEPCKGPIKQTKFCNIAVCPVDGAWNEWSGWTTCSVSCSNGTKQRTRECNGPSYGGSECRGDWRETNNCFLKDCPVDGRWLSWSSWGSCSKTCGGGSQQRQRMCEGPYFGGETCPGEKGELRRCNEKRCPEPHEICQEETDGDVVWKRTPAGDMAAVTCPTDSTGLILRRCTLGAVGLAYWENPTHIKCISKNYQDISLLAQHGVNKAQKGLMADGISEVISRLRATSDEGTKYSGDLLSIMDVLRNTTEIYKGVGYSLSNADVENYAQTISNLLKEEHHGKWEEAQLMGANVKEFLQLVENFVDMIGMQMKDFQDIYEVTENLVLSIHKRPTTMTTDFTFPVKGWRGMMDWVRTSEEKITVSRDALSIDQSEGTTAFVTGIILYRNLSSILSFQSNSTVLNSKVVTVMVKPTPGLLSSPVEIEFPHQHNDTINETCISWDESETSSLLGSWSARSCRAVAVDSFRTKCVCDRLSTFAILARLNPDMNMDKTLLPSVTLIVGCGVSSLTLLLLIIIYVSVWKYIRSERSVILINFCLSIICSNALILVGQTQARNKVVCGVVAALLHFFFLSSFCWVLTEAWQSYMAVTGRLRNRIIRKRFLCLGWGLPALVVAVSVGFTKAKGYGTVNYCWLSLEGGLLYSFVGPAAAVVLVNMVIGILVFNKLVSKDGITDVKLKERAGASLWSSCVILPLLALTWMSAVLAMTDRRSALFQILFAVFDSLEGFIIVMVHCILRREVQEAVKCRVVDRKDDGNGDSGSSLRNNHHTQLMSDFEKDADSNRLGGMSSSCEEKMPLPPQLPLPMSSNFHTLPSHTTKAHMQAVPEYSSHTLTLKREKSRLHGGMDPSSCGKPVYVCDGELFQQLDANLARGQVEGSCPDGSGYLLLPNTTSTLRKAKDDPSKYNISVEQLPQTRLVHLSGPFAEPQATFGLKTLPSDRVSVSYSERDSPIQNIHNMSSESHITHSSLGDTFDSMNSMMSKSETISTLSMSSLERQKSRYAELDFEKIMHTRKRHQNMFQDLNRKLHHAEKQDRESPASDSKSVRWSVSSGGSDKTNHSDKQQPQVERPWDGVQRTQHSPPAWVRKDLEPLAASPLHMQQVEWEKAGATISMVSQDIIDLQTEV; via the exons ATGACGTGGTCACCTCCCCAGTCCGGGCCCTTAGTGGCCCTTGTGGCCCTCCTTTTCCTCGGTTTGACTTCCAGCGTCCCATCCGGCCCGGCCTCTGATACCTGCGCCACCCTGGAGCAGAGCCGCTTCTTCGGGCTGTTCTCTTCGACTGCCAACCTGCCCTCCATGCCGTGCTCCTGGACCCTGCAGAACCCAGACCCTCGCCGCTACACCGTCTACATGAAGATCACCAAGCCCACCGACTCCTGCCTGCCCCGCCAGGTCAAGACCTTCCAGTTCGACTCCTTCATCGAGACCTCTCGCACCTACCTGGGTATGGAGAGCTTTGATGAAGTCGTCCGATTGTGCGACGCTTCAACGTCTGTAACCTACCTGGAGTCCAGCAAGCAGTTCCTGCAGCTCCGCAAGGTGGCGCCAAGACACGGCCTGGAGATTGTGGAGGGAGAGAGCAACGGTGAGTTCAAGGCCGAGTTCCTGGTGGTGGGCAAGAGGAACCCCAGTATGCCAGCCTGTCAGAAGCTGTGCCAGTGGCTGGATAATTGTTTGTCCACCAGCACCCATCCCAACCCCTGCGGCATCATGAACACCCCCTGCCAGTGCTGGGAGACCCCCGTCAGGAAGCCCGGCGGCTGCTACCGTGGAGGCGTCTACCTGGAGAAGTGCATCCCAACCCCCAGAGACACTGGACGTGACATTGTACGCGATGCCGAGATCATAA agagctggagtGGGTGGGGCCGCTGGTCTGAGTGCAGTATGGAGTGCGGGGGTGGAGTCCAGGTGCGCAGCCGAGCCTGTCAGCCAGACGATAGTGTGTGTGAAGGCGTGGTCGAAGAGGGGCGGGCCTGCAACCCTCAGCCCTGCATTG GTCAAGTGCGAACCCGTAGCCAAGCTCTGGCTTCCATCGTCGGCCTAAAAAGAGACAACGCTGATGTTCCTACCACTGGAGTCCTTCACCCTCAAACAG TGGACGCTGCTGCAGTTGCAGATGAGTGGTCCCCCTGGAGTGTGTGTTCAGTGAGCTGTGGAGAGGGCTGGCAGGCCCGCACCCGTTTCTGTGTTACCTCCTCCTACAGCACCCAATGCACTGGCCCCCTCCGCGAAAACCGCCCTTGCAACAACACCATGGTCTGCCCTG TTGATGGAGCTTGGGACGAGTGGTCTCCATGGAGCCTGTGCTCGTCCACCTGCGGCCGTGGTTACCGTGACCGCACCCGCACCTGCAAGCAGCCCCAGAATGGAGGAGAACCTTGCAAGGGACCCATCAAACAGACCAAGTTCTGCAACATTGCAGTCTGCCCAG TGGATGGTGCCTGGAACGAATGGTCCGGTTGGACCACCTGCTCAGTCTCTTGCTCCAATGGCACCAAGCAGAGAACACGTGAATGCAACGGACCGTCCTATGGAGGCTCGGAGTGCCGTGGTGATTGGCGTGAGACCAACAACTGTTTCCTGAAAGATTGCCCAG TTGACGGACGCTGGTTATCATGGAGCTCATGGGGAAGCTGCAGTAAGACCTGTGGGGGAGGAAGCCAGCAGAGGCAGAGGATGTGTGAAGGACCTTACTTCGGTGGAGAGACATGCCCTGGAGAGAAAGGAGAGCTGAGACGCTGCAACGAGAAAAGATGCCCAG AACCCCATGAGATCTGTCAGGAGGAGACCGACGGCGATGTTGTGTGGAAGAGAACCCCAGCAGGAGATATGGCTGCCGTGACCTGCCCTACAGACTCCACAG GCTTGATCTTGCGCCGATGCACCCTTGGCGCTGTAGGCCTTGCTTATTGGGAGAACCCGACCCACATCAAGTGCATCTCCaagaactaccaggacatttccTTGTTG GCCCAGCATGGTGTTAATAAGGCTCAAAAGGGTCTGATGGCTGATGGGATTTCTGAGGTGATCTCCCGACTGAGGGCCACCTCTGATGAGGGGACCAAGTACAGCGGAGACCTGCTGTCCATCATGGATGTACTTAGGAACACCACTGAGATCTACAAGGGAGTCGGATACAGCCTGAGCAATGCTGATGTGGAG AACTATGCCCAGACAATCAGCAACTTACTGAAGGAGGAACATCATGGCAAATGGGAGGAGGCACAGCTG ATGGGCGCTAACGTCAAGGAGTTCTTGCAGCTCGTCGAGAACTTTGTGGACATGATCGGTATGCAGATGAAGGACTTCCAAGACATTTATGAAGTCACAGAGAATTTAG TGTTGAGCATCCATAAGCGCCCCACAACCATGACCACCGACTTCACCTTCCCAGTGAAAGGATGGAGAGGCATGATGGACTGGGTCAGGACCTCAGAGGAGAAGATCACTGTCTCCCGCGACGCTCTGTCCATCGACCAGTCTG agggCACCACTGCATTTGTGACCGGGATCATTCTCTACAGAAACCTCAGCTCTATCCTGTCCTTCCAAAG TAACAGCACCGTCCTCAACTCCAAGGTAGTCACGGTTATGGTCAAGCCCACCCCAGGCCTGCTGTCCTCCCCAGTGGAAATCGAGTTCCCCCACCAACATAAT GACACCATAAATGAAACTTGCATCTCCTGGGATGAGAGCGAAAC TTCTTCGCTGCTTGGATCTTGGTCTGCGCGTAGCTGCAGAGCGGTCGCCGTTGATTCATTCAGAACCAAATGCGTGTGTGACAGGCTCTCCACCTTCGCCATTTTAGCGCGTCTTAACCCTGATATG AACATGGATAAGACTCTGCTTCCCTCTGTGACGCTCATCGTCGGCTGTGGGGTCTCGTCTCTCACCCTTCTGCTCCTCATCATCATCTATGTCTCCGTCTGGAA GTATATCCGCTCGGAGCGCTCAGTGATCCTCATCAACTTCTGCCTCTCCATTATCTGCTCCAATGCCCTCATTCTGGTTGGACAAACCCAGGCTCGCAACAAG GTGGTGTGTGGAGTGGTGGCTGCCCTCCTTCACTTCTTCTTCCTCTCATCTTTTTGCTGGGTGCTGACGGAAGCATGGCAGTCCTACATGGCTGTCACAGGCCGTCTGCGCAACCGCATCATCCGCAAGCGTTTCCTCTGCTTGGGCTGGG GACTCCCTGCTCTGGTGGTGGCTGTGTCTGTTGGATTTACCAAGGCTAAGGGATATGGCACCGTCAACTA CTGCTGGCTCTCTCTAGAGGGTGGACTCCTCTACTCATTCGTTGGACCCGCTGCTGCTGTTGTTCTG GTGAACATGGTAATTGGTATCCTGGTCTTCAACAAACTGGTGTCCAAGGACGGCATCACCGATGTCAAACTGAAGGAGCGAGCGGGAGCATCACTGTGGAGCTCCTGTGTGATTCTGCCCCTGCTGGCCCTCACCTGGATGTCCGCTGTCCTGGCCATGACCGACCGCCGCTCCGCTCTCTTCCAGATTCTCTTCGCTGTCTTTGACTCCCTGGAAGGGTTCATTATCGTCATGGTGCACTGCATCCTGCGTAGAGAG GTCCAAGAGGCAGTGAAATGCAGAGTTGTTGACCGTAAGGACGATGGCAATGGAGATTCTGGCAGTTCCCTCCGTAATAACCACCACACCCAGCTCATG TCTGATTTCGAGAAGGATGCTGACTCCAACAGACTTG GTGGTATGAGCTCCTCCTGTGAGGAGAAGATGCCCCTCCCACCTCAGCTGCCCCTCCCCATGAGCTCCAACTTCCACACCCTGCCCTCCCATACCACCAAGGCCCACATGCAGGCTGTGCCCGAGTACTCCagccacaccctcaccctgaagAGGGAGAAGAGCCGGCTGCATGGCGGCATGGACCCATCCTCCTGCGGGAAACCCGTCTATGTGTGCGACGGCGAGCTCTTCCAGCAGCTGGATGCCAACCTGGCGCGTGGCCAGGTGGAGGGGAGCTGCCCCGACGGTAGTGGCTACTTGCTCCTGCCCAACACAACCTCTACCCTTCGCAAGGCGAAAGATGACCCGTCCAAGTACAACATCAGCGTGGAGCAGCTTCCACAGACCAGGCTGGTTCATCTCAGCGGACCCTTCGCTGAACCCCAGGCCACCTTCGGACTCAAGACGCTACCATCCGACCGGGTCAGCGTGTCCTACTCGGAGAGGGACTCTCCCATCCAGAACATCCACAACATGTCCAGCGAGTCTCATATCACCCACAGCAGCCTGGGAGACACCTTCGACTCAATGAACTCCATGATGTCCAAGAGCGAGACCATCTCCACACTGTCCATGAGCTCCCTGGAGAGACAGAAGTCCCGTTATGCTGAATTAGATTTTGAG AAGATCATGCACACAAGGAAACGTCACCAGAACATGTTCCAGGACCTCAACAGGAAATTACATCACGCTGAGAAACAAGACAGAGAGTCCCCTGCTTCAGACAGCAAG TCTGTGAGATGGAGTGTGTCCTCTGGAGGAAGTGACAAAACAAACCACAGC GACAAGCAGCAGCCACAGGTGGAGAGACCCTGGGATGGGGTCCAGAGGACGCAGCATTCGCCACCTGCCTGGGTGCGGAAGGACCTGGAGCCCCTGGCCGCGTCGCCCCTGCATATGCAGCAGGTGGAGTGGGAGAAGGCTGGAGCCACCATCTCAATGGTCAGCCAGGACATCATTGACCTGCAGACGGAGGTCTGA